The following are encoded together in the Chanodichthys erythropterus isolate Z2021 chromosome 16, ASM2448905v1, whole genome shotgun sequence genome:
- the fuz gene encoding protein fuzzy homolog, with product MLQAETLQLLCITASSGVPLFSRGSTKQLPFSIIGSLNGVHMFGAGHGAQLSSCETDRGSRVVWGVFQESLMLIAVSGSGGSAISELQLRRLLENVWNCMVMILGQDELANIRNVERLKRELRSCYRLIDMLLERVNDDQGFMGDLTQCADCLLSSNSGLLQEALDSFAQAAESEFGCLLVHGRVAQATEKWWSRLTSQEVVVLSILVHSLSGASSCDYPVFLPQGSPTVAIRLLSFQLLPGVHVCILCGPKPSLYKAENELVSRFWSTLVENLRICMEQADRSTLPPSVSLRWDVQALLLINRESRRAVTVCPRVRGGAPAQAVPLLSSGRRLELLRLFYTFAMTRYFTSQETSVSPASPTSEDFCQGFTHVPVQCYLVTDECKCYGLQSPQHQLFLLMDLSVPTFALRTVATQTLSAITAATGF from the coding sequence ATGCTGCAAGCAGAGACTCTCCAGCTGCTGTGCATCACAGCTTCCAGTGGGGTCCCACTGTTCTCACGAGGCTCCACCAAGCAGCTTCCCTTTTCCATCATCGGCTCCCTAAACGGTGTCCATATGTTTGGTGCCGGACATGGGGCTCAGTTATCGAGCTGTGAGACAGATCGAGGCAGCCGTGTGGTTTGGGGGGTCTTTCAGGAGAGCCTGATGCTGATTGCGGTGAGTGGCAGCGGGGGCTCCGCCATCAGTGAGCTGCAGTTGCGTCGCCTGCTGGAGAATGTGTGGAACTGCATGGTCATGATCCTGGGACAGGACGAGTTGGCAAACATACGCAACGTGGAGCGGTTAAAACGAGAGTTGCGCTCTTGCTACCGCCTGATTGACATGCTCTTGGAGCGCGTCAATGACGATCAGGGATTTATGGGAGATCTGACACAATGTGCCGACTGCTTGCTTTCCTCCAACTCCGGCTTGCTTCAGGAAGCTCTAGACTCCTTCGCCCAAGCGGCGGAGAGCGAATTTGGCTGCCTGCTAGTGCACGGCCGTGTGGCACAGGCCACGGAGAAATGGTGGTCTCGACTGACTTCCCAGGAAGTTGTTGTGCTCTCAATCCTGGTGCACTCGCTTTCTGGTGCATCGTCATGTGACTACCCGGTCTTCCTGCCCCAAGGCAGTCCCACCGTCGCTATTCGCTTGCTCAGTTTCCAACTGCTTCCTGGGGTTCACGTGTGCATCCTTTGTGGCCCCAAACCCTCTCTGTACAAGGCGGAGAATGAGCTTGTTAGTCGTTTTTGGTCCACTTTGGTGGAGAATCTACGCATCTGTATGGAGCAGGCCGACCGTTCCACTCTTCCTCCGTCTGTGAGCCTTCGCTGGGACGTCCAggctcttctgctcatcaaccGCGAATCTCGACGCGCGGTCACCGTCTGCCCTAGGGTTCGTGGTGGTGCTCCTGCGCAGGCTGTGCCTCTTCTTTCATCAGGAAGGCGCTTGGAGCTACTTCGCCTTTTTTACACATTTGCCATGACCCGATATTTCACTTCGCAGGAGACATCAGTCTCACCAGCCTCACCTACCTCAGAGGATTTTTGTCAGGGATTTACCCACGTCCCTGTGCAGTGCTACCTTGTGACTGATGAGTGTAAGTGTTATGGCCTGCAGAGTCCCCAACACCAGCTCTTCCTCCTCATGGATCTCTCTGTGCCAACATTTGCCTTGCGTACAGTGGCTACACAGACTCTCTCTGCGATTACTGCTGCAACTGGTTTTTAG